ACCGACAGAGCCGACACTGGCGCACCATACCCCCAAACCGCATCGTCGATCGCCCAGTCCTGTGCATAAGGCTCCCACGGAAACACCGTGTCGTCCCCAATCACATCGCCCTGCACACTCTTCAGTCCGGTCGCCGCAACCTGATCGGCCATCTCCTCCAGATATCGCAACGGAGCAAAGCCGGAGTCCTCTGCTGCAGCCCTCTCTCCGGGCACCGGCGCAACATAGGGCAACACGCGGCCCGACAGATTCGCATCCCCGTTTCCAACCAGCATCAGATGTCCCGTCAGCTTCCCGCCATCGTCAAAAACGCCCTGCGCCAACACCTTCGTCTGGTAGGTCGCCTTTGCTCCCAGCAGAGCCATCGCCGCCGCAGTAGTAAACAACTTCGCATTACTAGCAGGCTGAAAAAGCTGACCGTCATTCAGCGCGTAAATCGGCGCCCCATCGATTCCCACCACCGCGATGCCCCAGTGATCTCGCGCCACTACAGGCTCCTCCAACAAGCCGGCAATCGCCTGCGCCAGAGACGTGCAAGGCCCGCTTCGACCAGCCTTCAACACAACCGACGCGTCGCATCCAACGCCCTGCGTCTGCGCCAAAAGCGTCTGCGCGCACACCGCAACTCCCAGCAAACAACATGGACCCCATCCTGAAAGCCTCATCATCCGCGCAGTCTAGCATCCTGTTTAAAAGATCAAGTCCGGCAGGACACACAGCTAGAATCCAACCATGCCCTTCACCCCCCGCAGCCATCACGATTGGCACCTCCGCACCCGCACTTTGCAACTGGGCCAGAGAACCATCGTCATGGGCATCCTCAACATCACACCCGACTCCTTCTCCGACGGTGGCTACTTCTACTCTCCCCACCACGCCCCCGAGCGAGCCCTCGCCCAGGCCCTCAAGCTCCTCGAAGAGGGCGCCACCATTCTCGACCTCGGCGGCGAATCCACCCGTCCCAACGCGACACCTCTCACCACAGACGAAGAACAGTCCCGCATCCTCCCCGTCCTCGAATCCATCCTCAAAGAAAAACCCGGCACCATCCTCTCCATCGACACCTTCCACGCCACCACCGCGCGCCGCGCCCTCGAATCCGGAGCCGAGATCATCAACGACGTCAGTGGCCACCTCTGGGACCCCGACATGTCCAAAACCTGCGCCCAGTCAGGCTGCGGAGCCATCCTCATGCACACGCGGGGCCGCCCTCAGGACTGGTCAACCCTCCCTCCACTAGCACCCGAAGCAGTCTTACCCCTGATCCTCACCGACCTAGCCGAGCGCCTCGAAGCCGCCACCGCCGCCGGCATCCAACGCAACAAAATCGTCGTCGACCCAGGCTTCGGCTTTGGCAAGCGCCTCGACGAAAACTACCCGCTCCTCGCACACTTTGACCAACTCCAGCAGTTCCACCTGCCGATCCTCGCCGGCGTCTCCCGCAAAGGCTTCCTCGCCCACACCCTCACCCAAAGCCCTAGCCTATCCGTTCTTCTCGAAGGAGCAACTCCCTCGATAGACGACCGTCTGCACGCCACCACCGCCGCCAACGTAGCCGCTATCCTCGCCGGAGCCCACATCCTCCGCACCCA
This Tunturibacter gelidoferens DNA region includes the following protein-coding sequences:
- the folP gene encoding dihydropteroate synthase, translating into MPFTPRSHHDWHLRTRTLQLGQRTIVMGILNITPDSFSDGGYFYSPHHAPERALAQALKLLEEGATILDLGGESTRPNATPLTTDEEQSRILPVLESILKEKPGTILSIDTFHATTARRALESGAEIINDVSGHLWDPDMSKTCAQSGCGAILMHTRGRPQDWSTLPPLAPEAVLPLILTDLAERLEAATAAGIQRNKIVVDPGFGFGKRLDENYPLLAHFDQLQQFHLPILAGVSRKGFLAHTLTQSPSLSVLLEGATPSIDDRLHATTAANVAAILAGAHILRTHDVRPTVEAAAIADQILKAI